From Pseudomonadota bacterium:
ATGGCAGTCTTGTATGCAAATCAGGTATGAAAGTAAATTCTGACTCGACTTCCGGGCGGGGCTGTTTCTATGCTTTGAAAATAAGCTTTTCAGGACAATCCCATGAAAGAAACCATCATTTTTCCTTCTCCGGATGATTTATGGACAGATCCGCTTTTGACAGGTCGACAGGCTGGATCTCACCAGATTGCATCAATCCTCCTTGTCATCCCGAGCGCAAGGCCGCATCATGGCCTGAAGTCGAGGGATCTCAGGGAGATTCCTCGACTGCGTGCTGCTGTGCAGCACTTCGGTCGGAATGACAACCCTCCATCCGCCAACCCCTTATTCAACCCTACCTTCTGCTGCTTCTGCCTCATCTTCACCCTCCACCATCGCGACGGAGACGACTTTTTCTTTCTTCTCGATGCGGAAGAGGGTGACGCCCTGGGTGCTGCGGCGGGCGATGCGGATGTCGTGCACTGGCATGCGGATCATCTGGCCCGCGTCGGTGACCAGCATGATCTGGTGCTTTTCATCCACGGGGAATGCGGCGACCATGGCGCCGTTGCGCTCGCTCATGTTCATGGCCCACAGGCCTGAACCGCCGCGGCCCGTGATGCGATAGTCATAGGCGGAGGAGCGCTTGCCAAAGCCGCGCTCGGACACGGTGAGGAGGAATTCCTCCTGTGCGGCCAGCTGCCGGAAACGCTCAGGCGACAGGGTGATGGCAGTGACACCGGATTCTTCGCCTTCATCGGCCGAAGCAGCGTCTTCAGTCTCTCCTTCCGTGCGGCGCAGGGCGGCGGCCTGGCGCAGGTAGGCGGCGCGTTCCTCGGCCGTGGCGTCCACATGGCGCAGGATGGACATGGAGATGACCTCGTCATCCTTGCCCAGCTTTATCCCGCGCACCCCCGTGGAGGTGCGGCCGCTGAACACGCGCACGTCCGCCACCTCGAACCGGATGGCCTTGCCCTGGTGGGTGCACAGCAGGATGTTGTCCTGTTCCGTGCAGGTTTTCACGGCGATCAGGCTTTCATCCGCTTCCTCGAATTTCATGGCGATCAGGCCGTTGGCGCGGATGCTGGTGAAGTCCGACAGGCGGTTGCGGCGCACGTTGCCCTTTGACGTGGCGAACACGGCGTGCAGGTTGCCCCAGGTGCTTTCATCCTCGGGCAGGCACAGCATGGTCGCGATCTTTTCCCCCTCCTGCAGGGGCAGCAGGTTCACCATGGCCTTGCCCTTGCTCTGGGCATTACCCAGGGGCAGCTGGTATACCTTTTTGACATAGGCGATGCCGCGGGTCGAGAAGAACAGGACCGGCGCGTGGGTGCTGGCCACGAACAGGTCGATGATGGAGTCCTCGTCCTTCATGGTCATGCCGCTGCGGCCCTTGCCGCCACGGGCCTGGGCGCGATAGGCGGACAGGGGCACGCGCTTGATATAGCCAGTCTGGGTGACCGTCACGACCATGTCCTCGCGCTGGATCAGGTCCTCGATGTCCACGTCGCCGTCCGCGTCGTCGATGCGGGTGCGGCGGGGTGTGCCGAACTGCTCGCCCACCTGGACCAGCTCACCGCGCAGGAGAGCCATGCGTTTGGGCCGGTCAGAGAGAATGGACAGGAATTCGCGGATATTGTCGGTGACTTCTTTCAGCTCGCCGCCGATCTTGTCCCGCTCCAGCCCGGTGAGGCGGTGCAGGCGCAGATCCAGGATCGCGCGGGCCTGGATTTCTGACAGGCGGTAAGTGCCATCAGCGGCCACCGTGCGGCCCGGCTCGTCGATCAGGGCGATCAGCGGCCCCACGTCCTTCACCGCCCAGGCCTTTGCGCACAGTTGCTCGCGGGCCACATTAGGGTCGGCGGCCTTGCGGATCAGGGCGATCATCTCGTCGATATTGGCCACGGCCACAGCGAGGCCGGCGAGCACGTGTGCCCGTTCGCGGGCCTTGCCCAGCTCAAACTCGGTGCGGCGGGTGATGACTTCTTCCCGGAATTTGATGAAGGCCTGAAGGATGGTCTTCAGATTCATCATCTCGGGCCGGCCGCCGTTCAGGGCCAGCGTGTTCACGCCAAAGCTGGTCTGCAGGTCCGTGTGCTTGTACAGCTGGTTCAGGACCACTTCGCCCACCGCCTCACGCTTCAGCTCTACCACCACGCGCACGCCGTCGCGGTCGGATTCATCGCGCAGGTCAGAAATGCCCTCGATCACCTTGTTCTGCACCGCCTCGGCGATCTGCTCGATCATGCGGGCCTTGTTGACCTGGTAGGGCACCTCGGTAATCACGACAGCCTCGCGGTCCTTGCGGATTTCCTCGATCTCCGCCTTGCCGCGCATGACGACCGAGCCACGGCCCGTTTCCAGCGCGCTGCGAGCCCCGCTGCGGCCCAGGATGACGCCACCCGTGGGAAAGTCAGGTGCGGGTACCAGCTGGATCAGCTCGTCCAATGTTGCATCCGGATTGTCGATCAGGGCGCAACAGGCTGCAATCACCTCGCCCAGATTGTGGGGCGGAATGTTGGTGGCCATGCCCACGGCGATGCCGCCACCGCCGTTGACCAGCAGGTTGGGGAAGCGGGCAGGCAGGACGTCGGGTTCCTCCACTGACTCGTCATAGTTGGGGTGGAAATCCACCGTGTCGCGGTCGATGTCGTCCAGCAGGGATTCGGCCGCCTTGTTCAGGCGCGCCTCAGTATACCGCATGGCGGCGGCCGGATCGCCGTCCATGGAGCCGAAATTGCCCTGCCCGTCGATCAGGGGCAGGCGCATGGAAAAATCCTGGGCCATGCGGACCATGGCGTCATAGATCGCAGAATCGCCGTGGGGATGGTATTTACCCATC
This genomic window contains:
- the gyrA gene encoding DNA gyrase subunit A; translated protein: MRKSYLDYAMSVIVSRALPDVRDGLKPVHRRILYAMKEGGYDSTKAYKKSARIVGDVMGKYHPHGDSAIYDAMVRMAQDFSMRLPLIDGQGNFGSMDGDPAAAMRYTEARLNKAAESLLDDIDRDTVDFHPNYDESVEEPDVLPARFPNLLVNGGGGIAVGMATNIPPHNLGEVIAACCALIDNPDATLDELIQLVPAPDFPTGGVILGRSGARSALETGRGSVVMRGKAEIEEIRKDREAVVITEVPYQVNKARMIEQIAEAVQNKVIEGISDLRDESDRDGVRVVVELKREAVGEVVLNQLYKHTDLQTSFGVNTLALNGGRPEMMNLKTILQAFIKFREEVITRRTEFELGKARERAHVLAGLAVAVANIDEMIALIRKAADPNVAREQLCAKAWAVKDVGPLIALIDEPGRTVAADGTYRLSEIQARAILDLRLHRLTGLERDKIGGELKEVTDNIREFLSILSDRPKRMALLRGELVQVGEQFGTPRRTRIDDADGDVDIEDLIQREDMVVTVTQTGYIKRVPLSAYRAQARGGKGRSGMTMKDEDSIIDLFVASTHAPVLFFSTRGIAYVKKVYQLPLGNAQSKGKAMVNLLPLQEGEKIATMLCLPEDESTWGNLHAVFATSKGNVRRNRLSDFTSIRANGLIAMKFEEADESLIAVKTCTEQDNILLCTHQGKAIRFEVADVRVFSGRTSTGVRGIKLGKDDEVISMSILRHVDATAEERAAYLRQAAALRRTEGETEDAASADEGEESGVTAITLSPERFRQLAAQEEFLLTVSERGFGKRSSAYDYRITGRGGSGLWAMNMSERNGAMVAAFPVDEKHQIMLVTDAGQMIRMPVHDIRIARRSTQGVTLFRIEKKEKVVSVAMVEGEDEAEAAEGRVE